The DNA sequence ACTTGACGGCACCGGCAATGTTCGGGGCACTGGATCTTTCACCGACTGGCCTGTCCAGGCCGTCTACCGAGCCGTCGGCTACGAGTCCGACCCGCTCCCCGGCCTTCCCTTCGACCCGGAAGCGGCCGTCATTCCCAATGATGGCGGGCACATTCTCCACAGCCCGGGCGGCTCCCCCGTACCGGGGCTGTACGCGACGGGCTGGATCAAGCGCGGTCCCATCGGCCTCATTGGCAATACCAAGTCGGATGCCAAGCAGACCACGGACATGCTCCTCGCCGATGCCACCGCCGGCCAGCTCACTGCACCGGCACACGCTGAACACAACGCGATCATCGAGCTGCTGGATTCGCGCGGCGTGGACTACACGACGTGGGAGGGGTGGTACCAGCTTGATGCCGCCGAGCGCGCCCTCGGCGAGAGCTCCGGGGTGCCCGGGCGCGAGCGTAAGAAGATCGTCGAGTGGGAGGACATGGTCTCCCATGCCCGCGCCACCAAGGTCACCGTCTAGACCGACTTGTTCACTGGAAACGAATAAAACCTTTACATCACCCTCGTGCGCTGCTAGTTTTAGCAGACAGTACAGTCTACTCATCCACGAAAGGGCTCACGCTCATGTCCCAGAACTCCTCCCCCGCACTGCGCGTAGCTGTCGTCGGCGACGGAGCAATGGGCATGTGCGCCGCACAAGAACTGCTCAACCATGAGCACTTCCACATCGCCGTGGATCTCATTGCGCAGACTCCCGCCCCCTTCGGGCTGCTCAGCTCCGCCGACCACAGCGCAACCCATGCCACCGCTCCCCTGCGGCTGCTCGGCAACGTCCGCATCGGCATCGACCTCGTCGCCGAGGACCTGCGCGAGTTCTATGACGCCATCATTTTCGCCTCCGGCGCCCCGCAGGACCGCGATACCGACGCACTCCTGGCCGCCGCGGCGGCGGGCGACCTGGCGCCACGGACGCAGGGCGGGCGTGACGCGGTCGTCGATAAGCTCTTGTCCCTGCACATCCCCGTGACCACCTGGGAGGGCTGGGTGGCCGCCGACGTGGATTGGGCGGGCACCGCCGAACGGGCGCGCAAGGTCCCCACCTGCATCTAGATTGACGTATCCTCTAGGTACCTGAAGGGATGAGACCGATGCGCACGATAGGAATTGCCCTCGTAGCGCTCAGCGTGCTGGTCGGCTGCAGCGCAGAACCCCCGGCACCCACTGCGCCAGCGGCGACGGCGCCACTTCCCTATGAACCGGTCGGCTCCAAAGTCACTCTTTTGGGCGAGCCCGCCACCATCTGCATTCACGGCGACGGCTGGGGTACCAACATCTGGGCCGGCAATGCGAATACCAGCTGCGAGTTCGTTATCGCGGTCCACGAAGAGCTCATCACCGGACTCAACGCCACGAATGACACCGTCCGTGCCAACCTTCGGGAGAGCATCGCGGTGACCAGCCCGGTGACCGGCCACGAGTATGACTTGCATTGCGCGCCGGTGGACGAGGAGATCATCAGCTGCACCGGCGGCGAGGGGGCCGCAGTCTATTTCTATTAAATGTCTGTACTCGGGTCTAGAGTGAGGTGACTTAAGCTTTTCCACACAGCATGAAAGAGAACCCCTGTGGAACTAGTCCGTTTACTTTTTTCTCACTCGAAACCCTATGCAGGGTATGTCGTGGCCTTGGTCATCCTGCAGACGGTGTCGACGCTGGCCACCCTGTATCTGCCCTCCCTCAACGCTGAGATCATTGACGGCGGCGTGGCACAGGGCAACGTTCCATATATTTGGGATCGCGGCGCGATCATGCTGGTGGTGGCGTTCGTGCAGGTCATTGCCGCCGTCATCGCCGTGTGGTTTGGCGCCCGCACCGCGATGGGCCTCGGCCGAGATGTCCGCCGCGACATTTTCCGCCGCGTATCGGGCTACTCCGCCGAAGACCTGGGCCACTTCGACAGCGCAACGTTGATCACTCGTAACACCAACGATGTGCAGCAGGTGCAGATGGCGTACCTCATGATCCTCAACTTCATGGTCGCGATGCCGATCATGTGCATCGGCGGCATCATCATGGCCATGCGCGAGGATGCCGGTCTGTCGTGGCTGGTGTGGGTCTCGGTGCTCGTGCTCGCGGTCGTGGTGGTCGCGCTCATTGGCCGCCTCGTGCCGTTGTTCACCGGCATGCAAAAGCGCATCGACCGGATCATTGCCATCATGCGCGAGCAGATCAACGGCATCCGCGTCATCCGCGCCTTCACCCGCGAGGACTTCGAGGCAAAGCGTTTCGACGACGCCAATCGCGACATCACGGATCTCTCCGTCCGCATCGGTCGGCTCTTCGTGCTCATGGGGCCGATCATCACGCTCATCCTCAACGTCTCCACCGGCGCGGTCCTGTGGTTCGGCGGTCACCGCGTCAACGAGGGCCTGGTCGAAGTCGGTTCGCTCACCGCCTTCCTGCAGTACCTCCTGCAGATCCTCGTCGCCGTCATGATGGGCACGTTCATGGCGATGATGCTGCCCCGCGCCATTATCTGCGCCCGCCGCATCGACGAAGTGCTCAGCTACGAATCATCGATCGACGAGCCGGTGGACCCGGTCGAGCCCGCCTACCTGCGCGGCGATGTCGAACTCCGCGACGTCTCCTTCACCTACCCCGGCGCCGACAAACCCGTCCTCGACGGCATCTCCTTCACCGCCCGCCCCGGCGAAGTCACCGCTATCATCGGTGCCACCGGCTCCGGCAAGACGACCCTGCTCAATCTCATTCCGCGGCTGCACCGCGCCACCTCGGGTTCTGTGCTTATCGACGCCGTCGAGGTCACCGACCTCTCCCGCGCCTCCCTGGTCGAGCGGGTGTCCATGGTCCCCCAAAAGCCCTACCTCTTCTCCGGGACGGTGGCCAGCAACCTGCGGCTCGGCGCCCCCGACGCCACCGACGATGAACTGTGGGAGGCGCTCGACACCGCCCAGGCCGCCTTCGTCCGCGAGCACGAGCTCGGCCTGGCCATGCCCATTTCCCAGGGCGGCACCAACGTCTCCGGCGGGCAGCGCCAGCGACTGTGCATCGCCCGCACCCTCGTGGCCAACCCGAAGGTCTACCTCTTCGACGATTCTTTCTCCGCCCTCGACCTCATTACTGACGCCAACCTCCGCGAAGCACTTGTCCCGCGTATGAAGGACGCCACGATGATCGTCGTGGCCCAGCGGGTGGCTTCCATCGAACACGCCGACCAGATCCTCGTCATGGAGGCCGGGCGCATCGTCG is a window from the Corynebacterium testudinoris genome containing:
- a CDS encoding ABC transporter ATP-binding protein, which codes for MELVRLLFSHSKPYAGYVVALVILQTVSTLATLYLPSLNAEIIDGGVAQGNVPYIWDRGAIMLVVAFVQVIAAVIAVWFGARTAMGLGRDVRRDIFRRVSGYSAEDLGHFDSATLITRNTNDVQQVQMAYLMILNFMVAMPIMCIGGIIMAMREDAGLSWLVWVSVLVLAVVVVALIGRLVPLFTGMQKRIDRIIAIMREQINGIRVIRAFTREDFEAKRFDDANRDITDLSVRIGRLFVLMGPIITLILNVSTGAVLWFGGHRVNEGLVEVGSLTAFLQYLLQILVAVMMGTFMAMMLPRAIICARRIDEVLSYESSIDEPVDPVEPAYLRGDVELRDVSFTYPGADKPVLDGISFTARPGEVTAIIGATGSGKTTLLNLIPRLHRATSGSVLIDAVEVTDLSRASLVERVSMVPQKPYLFSGTVASNLRLGAPDATDDELWEALDTAQAAFVREHELGLAMPISQGGTNVSGGQRQRLCIARTLVANPKVYLFDDSFSALDLITDANLREALVPRMKDATMIVVAQRVASIEHADQILVMEAGRIVARGTHGELLDSSPTYREIVESQISPEVAP